In a single window of the Bacillus mycoides genome:
- a CDS encoding L,D-transpeptidase codes for MKKVWFIVILFFCLPASVFANTDHLILVNLTTNQLSFFEDGNYTKTFPITTGKDRTPTPEGNFCIITKYKNKEYHRKKIAGGAPNNPLGTRWLGLDKKEYAIHGTNREWTIGSRESNGCIRMHDRDIQWLYDRVQLQTKVIISRFHTSPEYEAYKLGYRVVSWNGRKVEEEQIGMLTLVDRVNIYWQEPNGQLTKVKTVLPNEKYTVYSKRKDGTYYIGNNLYIVDVTGEKIRYEQLPYSILSNIYKRKYNVP; via the coding sequence ATGAAGAAAGTATGGTTTATCGTAATCCTATTTTTCTGCCTGCCAGCTAGCGTTTTTGCTAATACAGATCATTTAATATTAGTTAACCTTACGACGAATCAGCTGTCTTTTTTTGAAGATGGAAACTATACTAAGACATTTCCGATAACGACAGGAAAAGACAGGACCCCGACGCCTGAGGGTAATTTTTGTATTATAACTAAATATAAAAATAAAGAATACCATCGTAAAAAAATAGCTGGGGGTGCTCCGAATAACCCTCTCGGTACGAGGTGGTTAGGTCTAGATAAAAAGGAATATGCAATTCATGGAACAAATCGGGAATGGACGATTGGAAGCAGGGAGTCGAATGGTTGTATTCGCATGCACGATCGGGACATACAATGGTTATACGACCGGGTACAATTACAGACGAAAGTAATTATTTCTCGTTTTCATACGAGTCCCGAATATGAAGCGTATAAGCTTGGTTATCGGGTTGTGAGTTGGAATGGTCGTAAAGTAGAAGAAGAACAAATTGGAATGCTTACGTTAGTAGATCGTGTAAATATATATTGGCAAGAACCAAATGGACAATTGACGAAAGTAAAAACGGTATTGCCAAATGAAAAATATACAGTGTATTCAAAACGAAAAGATGGAACCTATTATATAGGAAACAATTTGTATATTGTAGATGTAACGGGAGAAAAAATTCGTTATGAGCAATTACCTTATTCGATTTTAAGTAACATATATAAAAGGAAATATAATGTTCCATAA
- a CDS encoding glycoside hydrolase family 32 protein, protein MSKYKTILQSNKEELHSLYTIANQDSWKPIYHIHPPYGLMNDPNGVSYYNDEYHVFYQWYPFGPIHGMKHWGHVKSKDLINWERMPVAIIPTESYESHGAYSGSSIIKDGLLHLLYTGNIKKPNDSRDAKQCMVTMDSQYTMTKYINNPVIDMIPDGYTKHVRDPKVWKNNDTYYMLLGAQRENKTGTLLLYKSLDLYSWNFQGEVKTNLKEFGFMWECPDYFQLFGKDMLLFSPQGIEKDEGNFQNVYNVIYAIGNFDIENLYFHIDSYYEVDKGFDFYAPQTLEDQSGRRLLFAWAGSSEITYPSDDYMWAHCLTLPRELTLENNILKQKPVSELKKLRTTKKEISGDISTGLNVLATLGHECSYELIVTLKTDDANNFGLSLFHNEEDSFPIIFNREKGTVSIDRSNFHHQFGGEYGYERCEKIDIQDTIDLRIFVDNSIVEIFLYDGSTVFTSRVFPRKDITHHIAIFSDAKLNFTITQYKLKRGII, encoded by the coding sequence ATGTCGAAATATAAAACAATACTGCAATCCAATAAAGAAGAATTACATTCTTTATATACAATTGCAAATCAAGATTCATGGAAACCGATTTATCATATTCATCCGCCATATGGATTAATGAATGATCCTAACGGTGTATCATACTACAATGATGAATATCATGTTTTTTATCAGTGGTATCCATTTGGCCCGATTCACGGAATGAAACATTGGGGGCATGTAAAATCAAAAGATCTTATTAACTGGGAACGAATGCCTGTAGCCATTATCCCTACCGAAAGCTATGAGTCACATGGCGCATATTCTGGTAGCTCTATTATAAAAGATGGGCTTCTTCACTTATTGTATACAGGGAATATAAAGAAACCTAATGATTCTCGGGATGCTAAACAATGTATGGTAACGATGGATTCTCAATATACGATGACTAAGTATATTAATAATCCTGTTATTGATATGATTCCTGACGGATATACGAAGCATGTACGTGACCCCAAAGTATGGAAAAATAACGATACGTACTATATGTTACTCGGAGCACAACGTGAAAATAAAACGGGTACTCTATTATTATATAAGTCACTAGACCTATACAGTTGGAATTTCCAAGGCGAGGTTAAAACAAATTTAAAAGAGTTCGGATTTATGTGGGAGTGCCCCGACTATTTCCAATTATTTGGGAAAGATATGTTACTCTTTTCGCCACAAGGAATCGAAAAAGACGAGGGGAATTTTCAAAATGTATATAATGTCATATATGCAATCGGAAATTTCGATATTGAAAATTTATATTTCCATATTGATTCGTATTACGAAGTTGATAAAGGTTTCGACTTTTATGCCCCTCAAACTTTAGAAGATCAATCTGGACGCCGCCTTTTATTTGCTTGGGCGGGCTCAAGCGAAATAACATACCCTTCTGATGATTATATGTGGGCTCATTGTTTAACACTTCCACGAGAACTAACGTTAGAAAATAATATATTAAAACAAAAACCAGTTTCAGAACTAAAAAAACTAAGAACAACAAAAAAAGAGATTTCAGGTGACATATCAACTGGATTAAACGTACTGGCGACCCTTGGCCATGAATGCTCATATGAATTAATTGTAACTCTTAAAACAGATGATGCGAATAACTTTGGCCTTTCTCTCTTCCATAATGAAGAAGATTCTTTCCCGATTATATTTAACCGTGAAAAAGGAACTGTTTCCATAGACCGAAGCAACTTCCATCACCAATTTGGCGGAGAATATGGATATGAACGCTGTGAAAAAATTGATATTCAAGATACGATAGACCTCAGAATATTTGTAGATAATAGCATCGTAGAAATCTTCTTATATGATGGTTCCACTGTCTTTACGTCTAGAGTATTTCCGCGAAAAGACATTACACATCATATCGCAATCTTTTCAGATGCAAAACTAAACTTTACAATTACACAATATAAACTTAAAAGAGGGATTATATGA
- a CDS encoding SDR family oxidoreductase, which yields MPQQKNFLTMPAQHQNKQPGIESLMNPLPKFEDPNYKGSEKLKGKNVLITGGDSGIGRAVSIAFAKEGANIAIAYLDEDEDATETKQLVEKEGVNCVLLPGDLSNEQHCKEIVEETAQQLGGLNVLVNNVAQQYPQQGLEYITAEQLEKTFRINIFSYFHVTKAALSHLKQGDVIINTASIVAYEGNETLIDYSATKGAIVAFTRSLSQSLVQKGIRVNGVAPGPIWTPLIPSSFDEKKVSQFGSNVPMQRPGQPYELAPAYVYLASSDSAYVTGQMMHVNGGVIVNG from the coding sequence ATGCCGCAGCAAAAGAACTTTTTAACAATGCCAGCACAACATCAAAATAAACAACCTGGTATTGAATCGTTAATGAATCCTCTTCCAAAGTTTGAAGATCCAAATTATAAAGGAAGTGAAAAGTTAAAAGGAAAGAATGTATTAATTACAGGAGGAGATAGCGGGATTGGAAGAGCTGTTTCTATCGCTTTTGCAAAAGAGGGAGCAAATATTGCGATTGCTTATTTAGATGAGGACGAAGATGCAACTGAGACGAAACAACTTGTGGAAAAAGAAGGCGTGAATTGTGTATTATTGCCGGGAGATTTGAGTAATGAACAACATTGTAAAGAGATTGTAGAAGAGACCGCCCAGCAGCTAGGGGGGCTAAATGTTCTTGTGAATAACGTCGCACAGCAATATCCGCAGCAAGGACTAGAGTATATTACAGCGGAACAGCTAGAAAAAACGTTCCGTATTAATATTTTTTCTTATTTTCATGTTACAAAAGCAGCCCTCTCTCATTTAAAGCAAGGGGATGTAATTATAAACACGGCATCTATCGTTGCGTATGAAGGAAATGAAACGTTGATTGATTATTCTGCAACGAAAGGAGCGATTGTCGCTTTTACAAGATCGCTATCTCAGTCGTTAGTACAAAAGGGAATTCGTGTAAATGGTGTTGCACCAGGCCCAATTTGGACACCGCTTATTCCATCCAGTTTTGATGAGAAAAAAGTATCACAGTTTGGGAGTAATGTTCCTATGCAAAGGCCTGGTCAGCCGTATGAATTAGCGCCTGCATATGTATATTTAGCGTCTAGTGATTCGGCATATGTAACGGGACAGATGATGCATGTAAATGGTGGAGTAATTGTGAATGGATAG
- a CDS encoding NCS2 family permease: MFNLSKHKTSIKTEIMAGIITFLTMAYIIVVNPVILGDAGVPFEQAFTATIIAAVVGTLFMAIFTNLPIAIAPGMGLNAYFSYSVVKAHEGMTFAIAFSAVFVAGMILILLSFTSFRTKLMEVIPENLKHALTAGIGLFIAFIGLRLTGIVTKNDANLVGLGDLHSAPVLLALAGLGITIILMSLNINGALFIGMLLTGIIAYFTGQLTFSSGVTSMPGLPEGIIVSNPITAVSDVINYGLYGVVFSFFLVTLFDTTGTLLGVAQQGGFMKDGKLPKAGRALLSDSFSATIGAMFGTTPSTAYIESSAGVAAGGRTGLTTVTVAVLFALAAFFGPLVSAVSGVSAITAPSLIIVGSLMMGSVRHIDWDTFDEAFPAFLVILSMPLTSSISTGIALGFISYPLMKVAKGQFRAVHPLVYLFGILFAYQLVFLPH; the protein is encoded by the coding sequence ATGTTTAACCTTTCAAAACATAAAACTTCTATTAAAACTGAAATTATGGCAGGTATTATTACCTTTTTAACAATGGCATATATCATTGTCGTAAACCCTGTCATCCTTGGGGATGCAGGTGTTCCGTTTGAACAAGCATTTACAGCTACAATTATCGCTGCTGTTGTCGGAACATTATTTATGGCGATCTTTACTAATTTACCAATCGCAATTGCACCAGGTATGGGATTAAATGCTTACTTCTCTTATTCTGTTGTAAAAGCCCATGAAGGCATGACTTTCGCAATTGCATTCTCTGCTGTATTCGTAGCAGGTATGATTTTAATTTTGTTATCATTCACATCTTTCCGTACGAAATTAATGGAAGTAATTCCTGAGAACTTAAAACATGCACTTACTGCTGGTATCGGTCTTTTTATTGCTTTTATCGGTTTGCGCTTAACGGGAATTGTTACAAAAAATGATGCAAACTTAGTTGGGCTTGGCGATCTTCACTCTGCTCCAGTTCTACTAGCATTAGCTGGCCTTGGAATTACAATTATCCTTATGTCTTTAAATATAAACGGGGCACTATTTATCGGAATGTTATTAACTGGTATTATCGCTTACTTCACAGGTCAATTAACATTCTCAAGCGGCGTTACATCAATGCCTGGATTACCAGAAGGAATTATCGTTTCAAATCCAATTACTGCTGTATCTGATGTAATTAACTACGGATTATACGGCGTTGTCTTCTCATTCTTCCTTGTTACACTATTTGATACAACAGGTACACTACTTGGCGTTGCACAACAAGGTGGATTTATGAAAGATGGAAAGCTTCCAAAAGCAGGACGAGCTCTTCTATCTGACTCATTCTCAGCAACAATTGGAGCTATGTTCGGAACAACACCATCAACAGCTTACATTGAATCATCTGCTGGTGTTGCAGCTGGTGGTCGTACTGGTTTAACAACTGTTACAGTAGCTGTTCTATTTGCATTAGCAGCATTCTTCGGACCGTTAGTGAGCGCTGTTTCTGGCGTTTCAGCTATTACAGCACCATCACTAATTATCGTTGGTAGTCTTATGATGGGCTCAGTTCGCCACATCGATTGGGATACATTCGATGAAGCATTCCCAGCATTTTTAGTAATCTTAAGCATGCCACTTACATCAAGTATCTCAACAGGTATTGCACTTGGATTTATTTCATACCCACTTATGAAAGTGGCAAAAGGACAATTCCGTGCTGTTCACCCACTTGTGTATTTATTCGGGATCTTGTTCGCTTATCAATTAGTTTTCTTACCACATTAA
- a CDS encoding carbohydrate kinase family protein, which yields MRNVFCIGELLIDFVCRNSNVSLVDGTDFEKKAGGAPANVAAAITKLGGHATFMGQVGNDPFGDFLEQTLQRAHVDTSMLIKDKQTTLAFVSIDKDGERDFIFMRGADGQYTFNKINLAKIKSNDLIHFGSATALLSSPLKETYFQLLQYTKDNNHFISFDPNYRDALITDVEQFSQDCLSFIKHAHFVKVSQEEATMLSKETNLQQSALKLLNYGAKVVAITLGKDGTLLATKEAQIIVPSISIKQVDTTGAGDAFVGAMLYQISKNEQTLPQKFTDLAEFVSFANKVGAITCTNYGAIASLPSLAEVKAYD from the coding sequence ATGAGAAATGTTTTTTGTATAGGTGAATTATTAATTGATTTCGTTTGCCGAAACTCCAATGTTTCTTTAGTAGATGGTACTGATTTCGAAAAGAAAGCTGGTGGAGCTCCCGCTAACGTTGCCGCTGCTATTACAAAATTAGGTGGACATGCTACATTTATGGGGCAAGTAGGAAATGATCCATTTGGTGATTTTCTAGAACAAACTTTACAACGTGCTCATGTTGACACTTCAATGCTCATAAAAGATAAACAAACAACGCTTGCTTTCGTATCTATCGATAAAGATGGTGAACGCGATTTTATTTTTATGCGTGGGGCTGATGGTCAATACACCTTTAATAAAATTAATTTAGCAAAAATAAAAAGTAATGATCTAATACATTTCGGTTCGGCAACTGCCTTATTATCAAGTCCATTAAAAGAAACATACTTTCAACTATTACAATATACAAAAGACAATAATCACTTTATTTCTTTTGATCCAAATTATCGAGATGCACTTATTACAGATGTAGAACAATTTTCTCAAGATTGCCTATCCTTTATAAAACACGCACATTTCGTAAAAGTAAGCCAAGAAGAAGCAACGATGCTTTCTAAAGAAACTAATCTACAACAATCAGCACTAAAATTATTAAATTACGGGGCTAAAGTTGTAGCTATCACACTTGGAAAAGACGGTACTCTTCTCGCGACAAAAGAAGCTCAAATCATTGTACCTTCTATTTCAATTAAACAAGTAGATACAACTGGTGCTGGTGATGCTTTCGTCGGAGCGATGTTGTATCAAATTTCTAAAAATGAACAAACGCTTCCTCAAAAATTCACAGATTTAGCCGAGTTTGTCTCTTTTGCAAATAAAGTAGGTGCCATAACATGTACAAACTACGGAGCAATCGCTTCACTTCCATCATTGGCAGAGGTAAAAGCATACGATTAG